A single window of Scyliorhinus torazame isolate Kashiwa2021f chromosome 29, sScyTor2.1, whole genome shotgun sequence DNA harbors:
- the LOC140404052 gene encoding 16 kDa beta-galactoside-binding lectin-like, which produces MKTVLEMFDVDMKVGDTVKIKVFIDPEADRFAISLGKDDLELALHFNPRFDDDQDDQVIVFNSKEDGEWCTEQREDSFFMFEKGECFKFSITFLGEKFEIKLPDYVLEFSNRTSMDTMTFLSVQGDVRVKSLKFDY; this is translated from the exons GTTCTGGAAATGTTTGATGTTGACATGAAAGTTGGTGACACAGTCAAAATCAAGGTTTTTATTGACCCAGAAGCAGACCG GTTTGCAATTAGCCTGGGAAAGGATGACTTGGAGTTGGCATTGCACTTCAACCCTCGGTTTGATGACGATCAAGATGATCAGGTGATTGTCTTTAACAGTAAAGAAGATGGTGAGTGGTGTACAGAGCAGCGAGAGGACTCCTTCTTCATGTTCGAGAAGGGAGAATGCTTTaag TTTTCCATTACGTTCCTCGGGGAGAAATTTGAGATCAAGTTGCCTGACTACGTACTGGAGTTCTCTAACCGGACCTCCATGGATACAATGACCTTCCTTTCTGTGCAGGGAGATGTTCGAGTCAAGTCCCTGAAATTTGATTATTGA